Proteins encoded by one window of Phytohabitans houttuyneae:
- a CDS encoding GNAT family N-acetyltransferase: protein MTIRPAEACDAGAVAEIWYHGWRDGHLGHVPAALVAIRTEESFHKRAVQRVGDTTVALRGGEVAGFVMVVGDEVEQVYVSRDHRGSGVAADLLGAAERLVAAGGHARAWLAVATGNARARRFYERCGWTDEGAFDYPAASEDGPIPVPCHRYTRDVREKAR from the coding sequence ATGACCATCCGACCTGCTGAAGCCTGCGACGCGGGCGCCGTGGCCGAAATCTGGTACCACGGTTGGCGCGACGGCCACCTCGGGCACGTGCCCGCCGCGCTGGTCGCGATCCGCACGGAGGAGTCGTTTCACAAGCGGGCGGTGCAGCGCGTGGGCGACACGACCGTGGCGTTGCGCGGCGGTGAGGTGGCCGGCTTCGTGATGGTGGTGGGCGACGAGGTGGAGCAGGTGTACGTCTCCCGCGACCACCGTGGCAGCGGCGTCGCCGCCGACCTGCTCGGTGCGGCCGAGCGGCTCGTGGCGGCCGGTGGGCACGCGCGCGCCTGGCTCGCGGTGGCAACGGGCAACGCGCGTGCCCGGCGCTTCTACGAGCGGTGCGGCTGGACCGACGAGGGGGCGTTCGACTACCCGGCGGCGAGCGAGGACGGGCCGATTCCGGTGCCCTGCCACCGATACACGAGGGACGTGCGCGAAAAAGCCCGCTAG
- a CDS encoding alkaline phosphatase D family protein yields the protein MRKLSRRTLVLSGLAVASATTLPTRSAVAAVPYPFRLGIASGEPAPDSVVLWTRLAPVPLNADGQGGMANADVVVDWQVSTTDRFTTLVAQGSVTARYADAHSVHVVAGGLAPDADYFYRFRAQGHVSPVGRTRTAPAAGTFGRDLVMAFASCAHYESGYYTAYRRMAEDAPGLVLHLGDYIYEDATTAGSIREHAGAETVSLADYRRRYAQYKSDPDLQAAHAAAPWLVVPDDHEVENNFATNTRADSSPALTAAQWTARRTAAYRAYYENMPLRPSAAPSGNSIPLYRRVHWGQLATFHMLDTRQFRSDQACGDGWKVCADADLASRSLTGSAQETWLLNGLAQRSATWDVLGQQVFFARRFDAAGAASMDGWDGYRASRSRIQQGWVQRGVRNPLVLTGDVHRAWANDLKADYANPSSATVGTELVCTSISSGGDGSGSTTIPDVATNPHLRFYSDRRGYTRTTVSRTQVRADFRTVGSVTEHGAAVSTLRSFVILDGQPGLQAV from the coding sequence ATGAGGAAGCTCTCCCGTCGCACCCTCGTCCTCAGTGGCCTCGCGGTCGCCAGCGCGACCACCCTCCCGACCCGATCGGCAGTCGCCGCCGTTCCGTACCCGTTCCGGCTCGGCATCGCGTCCGGCGAGCCGGCGCCCGACAGCGTCGTGCTCTGGACCCGGCTGGCCCCCGTCCCCCTCAACGCCGACGGGCAGGGAGGCATGGCCAACGCCGACGTGGTCGTCGACTGGCAGGTGTCGACCACTGACCGCTTCACCACGCTCGTGGCACAGGGCTCGGTGACCGCCCGTTACGCCGACGCCCACTCGGTCCACGTCGTCGCCGGTGGGCTGGCACCGGACGCCGACTACTTCTACCGCTTCCGGGCGCAGGGGCACGTCTCGCCGGTCGGTCGCACGCGCACCGCGCCGGCGGCCGGCACGTTCGGGCGTGACCTGGTGATGGCGTTCGCGTCCTGCGCGCACTACGAGTCCGGCTACTACACCGCGTACCGGCGGATGGCCGAGGACGCTCCCGGCCTGGTGCTGCACCTCGGCGACTACATCTACGAGGACGCCACCACGGCCGGCTCGATCCGCGAGCACGCCGGCGCGGAGACCGTGTCGCTGGCCGACTACCGGCGGCGGTACGCGCAGTACAAGTCCGACCCCGACCTGCAGGCCGCGCACGCGGCCGCGCCGTGGCTCGTCGTGCCCGACGACCACGAGGTGGAGAACAACTTCGCCACCAACACGCGCGCGGACAGCAGCCCGGCGCTCACCGCGGCACAGTGGACGGCACGGCGCACCGCCGCGTACCGCGCGTACTACGAGAACATGCCGCTGCGCCCGTCCGCGGCGCCGAGCGGCAACAGCATCCCGCTGTACCGGCGTGTCCACTGGGGACAGTTGGCGACGTTCCACATGCTCGACACCCGCCAGTTCCGCTCGGACCAGGCGTGCGGCGACGGGTGGAAGGTGTGCGCCGACGCCGACCTCGCCTCCCGCTCGCTGACCGGCTCGGCGCAGGAGACGTGGCTGCTGAACGGGTTGGCACAGCGCTCCGCCACCTGGGACGTGCTGGGACAGCAGGTCTTCTTCGCCCGCCGGTTCGACGCCGCGGGAGCGGCCAGCATGGACGGGTGGGACGGCTACCGGGCGTCCCGCTCGCGGATCCAGCAGGGCTGGGTGCAGCGCGGTGTGCGCAACCCGCTGGTGCTCACCGGCGACGTGCACCGGGCGTGGGCGAACGACCTCAAGGCCGACTACGCCAACCCGAGCTCGGCGACGGTCGGCACCGAGCTGGTGTGCACCTCCATCTCGTCGGGCGGCGACGGCTCCGGCAGCACCACGATCCCGGATGTGGCGACCAACCCGCACCTGCGCTTCTACTCCGACCGCCGCGGGTACACGCGCACGACCGTCTCCCGCACCCAGGTGCGGGCCGACTTCCGCACGGTGGGGAGCGTGACCGAGCACGGGGCCGCGGTCTCCACGCTGCGTTCGTTCGTCATCCTCGACGGCCAGCCCGGCCTGCAGGCGGTGTGA
- a CDS encoding DUF305 domain-containing protein yields MRALALVVVLAVGGCGAEATTGGAATPPAPAATSAAALPATVDGAHNATDTMFLQMMLAHHEPATALLALGKGKATRPEVRGLATELAAAQAAEARTITGWLRAWGEPLVSTAHADAHAAHGGLPALGDKEIAELGTMPGADFDTAFLNMLIGHQHGAVELARMEVTGGQNPQVKALAARTDETVRAQIQQLLRMVAG; encoded by the coding sequence ATGCGAGCGCTTGCGCTTGTGGTGGTTCTGGCGGTGGGCGGGTGTGGCGCGGAGGCCACCACCGGTGGGGCGGCGACGCCTCCCGCGCCGGCGGCCACCAGCGCGGCCGCGTTGCCGGCCACTGTGGACGGTGCGCACAACGCGACCGACACGATGTTCCTGCAGATGATGCTCGCGCATCACGAGCCGGCCACCGCGCTGCTCGCGCTCGGCAAGGGCAAGGCGACCCGCCCCGAGGTGCGCGGCCTGGCCACCGAGCTCGCCGCCGCGCAAGCCGCCGAAGCCCGCACGATCACCGGGTGGCTGCGGGCGTGGGGCGAGCCGCTCGTCTCGACCGCCCACGCCGACGCGCACGCGGCGCACGGCGGGCTGCCCGCGCTCGGCGACAAGGAGATCGCCGAACTCGGCACGATGCCCGGCGCCGACTTCGACACCGCGTTCCTGAACATGCTGATCGGGCATCAGCACGGTGCCGTCGAGCTGGCCCGCATGGAGGTGACCGGCGGGCAGAACCCACAGGTCAAGGCGCTGGCCGCCCGCACCGACGAGACGGTGCGGGCGCAGATCCAGCAGCTGCTGCGGATGGTCGCGGGCTAG
- a CDS encoding TetR/AcrR family transcriptional regulator encodes MGLREQKKEQTRRLITETAWRLFADRGFDQVSVAEVAREAQVAETTVFNYFRTKEDLFYSGLEGFGAELVDAVRDRAAGESALVAFRRLVLGAQGMLARVAEGDAEALARARSVMAMVAGSPRLRAREQEALATIADGLAEVLAAEGGDELTARVVANALVGVHRTLIEYVRRRVLADDEVLRLAADVRARGEAAFALLETGLRDYAVR; translated from the coding sequence ATGGGACTGCGCGAGCAGAAAAAGGAGCAGACCCGGCGGCTGATCACCGAGACCGCCTGGCGCCTTTTCGCCGACCGCGGCTTCGACCAGGTGTCGGTGGCGGAGGTCGCCCGGGAGGCGCAGGTCGCCGAGACCACGGTGTTCAACTACTTCCGGACCAAGGAGGACCTCTTCTACTCCGGCCTGGAGGGGTTCGGCGCCGAGCTCGTCGACGCGGTGCGCGACCGCGCGGCGGGGGAGTCCGCGCTGGTGGCGTTCCGCCGCCTCGTGCTCGGCGCGCAGGGCATGCTCGCGCGGGTCGCCGAGGGTGACGCCGAGGCGCTGGCCCGCGCCCGCTCGGTGATGGCGATGGTCGCCGGCAGCCCGCGCCTGCGCGCCCGTGAGCAGGAGGCGCTCGCGACCATCGCCGACGGGCTCGCCGAGGTGCTGGCCGCGGAGGGCGGCGACGAGCTCACCGCGCGCGTGGTGGCCAACGCGCTGGTGGGCGTCCACCGCACGCTGATCGAGTACGTGCGCCGCCGCGTGCTCGCCGACGACGAGGTCCTGCGCTTAGCCGCCGACGTGCGCGCGCGCGGCGAAGCGGCCTTCGCGCTCCTGGAGACGGGGCTCCGCGACTACGCGGTCCGCTGA
- a CDS encoding galactosyltransferase-related protein, whose translation MAARLHPQHLARQGHVRRGGGFDEAIVKWGLEDSELFYRVFHHHGCPPDLFARDPQAIAYHMPHYRPTGELLGTLDNIRYIARKHPRYDLEAMHSPATLGQVMGKVRLYSDAVAACRSAGLGRPDVLPADVRTGIGERALVAGYGVSRLPLGPGSHTFDHDAPISETNWHRLGLMLQDFRTGQFAQFVNVDLWRFLMPEDLSLLVTKGLRKADRIVLVASHAAPDAASMLPVPFVDDVDYVARMLGARFDVSTVVHEEATVLTVR comes from the coding sequence GTGGCTGCTCGGCTTCACCCACAACACCTCGCTCGACAAGGCCACGTTCGACGCGGTGGGGGCTTCGACGAGGCGATCGTCAAGTGGGGCCTGGAGGACAGCGAGCTGTTCTACCGCGTCTTCCACCACCACGGCTGCCCGCCCGACCTCTTCGCCCGCGACCCGCAGGCGATCGCGTACCACATGCCGCACTACCGGCCGACCGGCGAGCTGCTCGGCACGCTCGACAACATCCGGTACATCGCCCGCAAGCACCCCCGCTACGACCTCGAGGCGATGCACAGCCCCGCCACACTCGGCCAGGTCATGGGCAAGGTGCGGCTGTACTCGGACGCGGTGGCCGCCTGCCGGAGCGCGGGGCTGGGGCGCCCGGACGTGCTGCCGGCCGACGTCCGCACGGGCATCGGCGAGCGCGCTCTCGTCGCGGGGTACGGGGTGTCCCGCCTGCCGCTCGGCCCGGGCTCGCACACCTTCGACCACGACGCGCCGATCAGCGAGACCAACTGGCACCGGCTCGGGCTGATGCTCCAGGACTTCCGCACGGGGCAGTTCGCCCAGTTCGTCAACGTCGACCTGTGGCGCTTCCTCATGCCCGAAGACCTGAGCCTGCTGGTCACCAAGGGACTGCGCAAGGCCGACCGGATCGTGCTGGTCGCCTCGCACGCCGCGCCCGACGCGGCGTCGATGCTGCCGGTGCCCTTCGTCGACGACGTCGACTACGTGGCGCGGATGCTCGGGGCCCGCTTCGACGTGTCCACAGTGGTACACGAGGAGGCGACGGTGCTCACCGTCAGATGA
- a CDS encoding LacI family DNA-binding transcriptional regulator produces the protein MKQSGVTRGTRVTVRDVAAETGLSIATVSRVMNGRSNVAPHTRDLVLRAMGRLGQHTPRRRADAEPAGGAVYVRCPYVLTDYFGIIVSSVAETLEVHGRPLVLNAGEAAQHAEVLPGLTDRTGVGGAILILPPEPGEALERLRDQRFPFVVVDPRTPPPRDVPAVSAAHFAGARRLMTHLVELGHRRVGIIGGPRHWLVTDHRQAGYVAPLADVGVLPAPELVRFVVEPTTEHGYRAACELLDLARPPTALVAFNDKMAVGALRAAAERGLRVPDDLSVAGFDDIEVSRATQPMLTTVRQPLEEMGRMAVNLLIRLLDAHKLDALHVELATELVVRGSTGPAPAPARS, from the coding sequence ATGAAACAAAGCGGTGTAACGCGAGGCACCCGCGTCACGGTGCGGGACGTCGCGGCCGAGACCGGCCTGTCCATCGCCACGGTGTCCCGGGTGATGAACGGCCGGTCGAACGTCGCACCGCACACCCGTGACCTGGTGCTCCGCGCGATGGGGCGGCTCGGCCAGCACACGCCGCGCCGCCGCGCCGACGCCGAGCCCGCCGGCGGAGCCGTCTACGTGCGCTGCCCGTACGTGCTGACCGACTACTTCGGCATCATCGTCTCCTCGGTCGCCGAGACCCTCGAGGTGCACGGCCGGCCGCTGGTGCTCAACGCCGGCGAGGCGGCGCAGCACGCCGAGGTGCTGCCCGGCCTGACCGATCGCACGGGTGTCGGCGGCGCCATCCTGATCCTGCCGCCGGAGCCGGGCGAGGCGCTGGAGCGGCTGCGCGACCAGCGGTTCCCCTTCGTCGTCGTGGACCCGCGCACCCCGCCGCCGCGCGACGTGCCCGCGGTCTCCGCCGCACACTTCGCCGGCGCGCGCCGCCTGATGACGCACCTTGTCGAGCTGGGCCACCGCCGGGTCGGCATCATCGGCGGGCCACGGCACTGGCTGGTCACCGACCACCGGCAGGCGGGATACGTGGCGCCGCTCGCCGACGTCGGCGTGCTGCCCGCGCCGGAGCTGGTCAGGTTCGTGGTGGAGCCGACCACCGAGCACGGCTACCGGGCCGCGTGCGAGCTGCTCGACCTGGCGCGGCCGCCGACGGCGCTGGTCGCGTTCAACGACAAGATGGCGGTGGGCGCGCTGCGCGCGGCGGCCGAGCGTGGCCTGCGCGTGCCGGACGACCTGTCGGTGGCCGGCTTCGACGACATCGAGGTCAGCCGCGCCACCCAGCCGATGCTGACCACGGTCCGCCAGCCGCTGGAGGAGATGGGGCGGATGGCGGTCAACCTCCTGATCCGCCTGCTGGACGCGCACAAGCTCGACGCCCTGCATGTCGAGCTGGCGACCGAGCTGGTCGTCCGCGGCTCGACGGGCCCCGCGCCCGCGCCCGCGCGGAGTTGA
- a CDS encoding ricin-type beta-trefoil lectin domain protein — protein sequence MPRAGVRGRRMFAAATGAATLIAAVAGTVVLSPSAHAAGEQVNIWLTTTSDGGGRSVTRGLQQQAAIAFGPAGGSANQTITVNENVRYQTFEGGGASITDTTAYLFRGGPISAATRDAVMRRLFHPTEGIGLSFVRNPIGASDLSRPGNVSLDDTCCDLNDFGANGYDTNVRLLTQQAKQLNPALRVKGVPWSAPGWMKDNGRMDQMGWLRAEYYPMYAQYFVRYVQSYQAAGIPVDYVSVQNEPNCCQAGNPTAMNYPGMSWNASGLTEFTKNHLYPAFRAAGITTKVLIHDWNYGDYGQIGSGILADAAVRNDPLFGGIAWHGYFGDPAVGTQVRNQYPNVRQFSTEHSGGTWVGNQHNEDLNDIVNYARNWSGSLVKWSLALNQNMGPHNGGCGTCTGLVTVQEGGSRAGQVDNTIEYYTTGHLTKFVRPGAQRIDSNNTAVQNVAWRNTDGSKALIAHNGGTGSQSVRVNWGNQSFTYTLPARTTATFTWTGTQSGGGGGGGSTGQITGLAGKCVDVAGASTANGAAVQLYTCNGTGAQQWTRGTDGTIRALGKCLDIAGPSTADGAQTHLWDCHGGASQQWTYTAGRDLTSVYAGKCLDATGNNSADGTRLQIWTCTGAANQKWNVPA from the coding sequence ATGCCCAGAGCAGGAGTCCGCGGGCGGCGGATGTTCGCCGCCGCCACCGGCGCGGCCACGCTCATCGCCGCCGTGGCCGGCACCGTCGTGCTGTCGCCGTCCGCGCACGCCGCAGGCGAGCAGGTGAACATCTGGTTGACCACCACCTCCGACGGAGGCGGCCGCAGCGTCACGCGCGGCCTGCAGCAGCAGGCGGCCATCGCGTTCGGGCCGGCCGGCGGTTCGGCCAACCAGACCATCACCGTGAACGAGAACGTGCGCTACCAGACCTTCGAGGGCGGCGGCGCGTCGATCACCGACACGACGGCGTACCTCTTCCGCGGCGGCCCGATCAGCGCGGCCACCCGTGACGCGGTCATGCGCCGCCTCTTCCACCCCACCGAGGGCATCGGGCTGTCGTTCGTCCGCAACCCGATCGGCGCCTCCGACCTGTCCCGCCCCGGCAACGTGTCGCTCGACGACACCTGCTGCGACCTGAACGACTTCGGCGCCAACGGCTACGACACCAACGTGCGGCTGCTCACCCAGCAGGCCAAGCAGCTGAACCCGGCGCTGCGGGTCAAGGGCGTGCCGTGGAGCGCACCCGGCTGGATGAAGGACAACGGCCGCATGGACCAGATGGGCTGGCTGCGCGCGGAGTACTACCCGATGTACGCCCAGTACTTCGTCAGGTACGTGCAGAGCTACCAGGCCGCCGGCATCCCGGTCGACTACGTCTCGGTGCAGAACGAGCCGAACTGCTGCCAGGCCGGCAACCCGACCGCCATGAACTACCCCGGCATGAGCTGGAACGCCTCCGGCCTCACCGAGTTCACCAAGAACCACCTCTACCCCGCGTTCCGCGCGGCCGGCATCACCACCAAAGTGCTGATCCACGACTGGAACTACGGCGACTACGGCCAGATCGGCTCCGGCATCCTCGCCGACGCGGCGGTCCGCAACGACCCGCTCTTCGGCGGCATCGCGTGGCACGGGTACTTCGGCGACCCCGCGGTCGGTACCCAGGTGCGCAACCAGTACCCGAACGTCCGCCAGTTCTCGACCGAGCACTCCGGCGGCACGTGGGTCGGCAACCAGCACAACGAGGACCTGAACGACATCGTCAACTACGCGCGTAACTGGAGCGGCAGCCTGGTCAAGTGGAGCCTGGCGCTCAACCAGAACATGGGCCCGCACAACGGCGGCTGCGGTACCTGCACCGGCCTCGTCACCGTCCAAGAGGGAGGGTCGCGGGCCGGACAGGTGGACAACACGATCGAGTACTACACGACCGGCCACCTGACCAAGTTCGTACGGCCGGGCGCGCAGCGGATCGACTCCAACAACACAGCCGTGCAGAACGTGGCGTGGCGCAACACCGACGGCTCCAAGGCGCTGATCGCGCACAACGGCGGCACCGGCTCGCAGTCGGTCCGGGTCAACTGGGGCAACCAGTCGTTCACGTACACGCTGCCCGCCCGCACCACCGCGACGTTCACCTGGACCGGCACCCAGTCCGGCGGCGGTGGCGGCGGTGGGAGCACCGGGCAGATCACCGGCCTGGCCGGCAAGTGCGTCGACGTGGCCGGCGCCTCGACCGCCAACGGCGCGGCGGTCCAGCTGTACACCTGCAACGGCACCGGCGCGCAGCAGTGGACCCGCGGCACCGACGGCACGATCCGCGCGCTGGGCAAGTGCCTGGACATCGCCGGCCCGAGCACGGCCGACGGGGCACAGACCCACCTGTGGGACTGCCACGGCGGCGCGTCGCAGCAGTGGACGTACACGGCGGGACGCGACCTGACCAGCGTGTACGCCGGCAAGTGTCTCGACGCCACCGGCAACAACTCGGCCGACGGCACCCGGCTGCAGATCTGGACCTGCACCGGCGCCGCCAACCAGAAGTGGAACGTACCCGCCTAA
- a CDS encoding MerR family transcriptional regulator, which translates to MSMGLRSGQVAAAAGVNLQTLRYYERRGLVTEPARTNGGHRLYPPQTVTLLRVIKTAQRLGFTLDEVAELLDAATHRHGHRPRAVSGSRARAGTRPPAEAGLRARAEVKLAEVERKIAELLVIRDTLREAVTAGCDDLVACAEASGCPLPFEGLAVVPSTEDQAGCCGPARSEP; encoded by the coding sequence ATGAGCATGGGACTGCGGTCCGGACAGGTGGCGGCGGCGGCCGGGGTCAACCTGCAGACGCTGCGGTACTACGAGCGGCGCGGCCTGGTCACCGAGCCGGCCCGGACCAACGGCGGGCACCGGCTCTACCCGCCGCAGACGGTGACGTTGCTCCGGGTCATCAAGACGGCGCAGCGGCTCGGCTTCACGCTCGACGAGGTGGCCGAGCTGCTCGACGCCGCCACCCACCGCCACGGCCACCGGCCACGCGCGGTTTCCGGTTCGCGGGCCAGGGCCGGCACGCGGCCGCCGGCCGAGGCGGGGTTGCGGGCCCGGGCGGAGGTCAAGCTCGCCGAGGTCGAGCGGAAGATCGCGGAGCTGCTCGTCATCCGCGACACCCTCCGCGAGGCGGTCACGGCCGGCTGCGACGACCTGGTCGCCTGCGCGGAGGCGTCTGGCTGCCCGCTGCCGTTCGAGGGCCTCGCCGTCGTGCCGAGCACCGAAGACCAGGCCGGCTGCTGCGGTCCCGCACGATCGGAGCCCTGA
- a CDS encoding FtsX-like permease family protein, which translates to MNRLALASLRHRAAASLATFAAVLLGTALLVTCGGLFETAIRLDATAQRLAGAPVIVAGESGFKLPDQEHERVAYPERSRVDATLVSAVAAVPGVARAIPDVSFPAALTPGEVLAGHDWASAALTPYTIVDGRAPSATGEVVLETGGAVVGQRMKITIAGTPHDFAVVGLARSERAVDAPALFFSTVDAARFAPRPGTVDAIGVLLAPGAEAGDVAKRVDAALPPELTVLTGADRGAGEFAGIGASRLPLILVAAIFGGMVVVVMALVVSATISLTVRQRRRELALLRAGGATPRQVHRMVVRETMAVAVLGIACGAGLGALLAGRIFAASEARGVVPEALVFSLGPIPFAGAVVVAFVMARVTAHLAALPAARTRPIQALAEAAIPAATVAPIRRVLALVFAGGTVALAATTMFLGPEIALAIGGPAVLTGSIAVALLGPELIDRLVARLPLPRGLAAINLRARAAQFTAVLTPLVVGVSIALGNVYAQTTYEAAATAAYTDQLRADTVLTSTSGGIAPGLVDKVRGTPGVEAATPLVTSRGWLDAPYDGKGSDPSTILGVGPSALDVPVVAGSLDGFGGDVVALPQKRAEDLGVAVGERVTMRFGDGALVPVTVVALLDSPSHYAGMVVPPELLAPHTTAGAPSQLLVQGDPGSLPDWPGTTVDDGGALGTSFEAGLDVQGWISYLVALLAIAYAAIAAVNTIAVAVLSRRGELAVQRLAGATHRQVRRMLLAEAALLAALAVGLGTVISAFTVLPMAVALGTWVPRGPIWVYLAVAAATFLIVGPVTAVTARAATRRRAIEVIGTAAA; encoded by the coding sequence GTGAACCGTCTCGCGCTCGCGAGCCTCCGCCACCGCGCGGCGGCCTCGCTGGCCACGTTCGCGGCGGTGCTGCTCGGCACCGCGCTGCTGGTCACCTGCGGTGGCCTCTTCGAGACCGCGATCCGCCTGGACGCCACCGCGCAGCGGCTGGCCGGCGCGCCGGTCATCGTCGCCGGGGAGTCCGGTTTCAAGCTGCCGGACCAGGAGCACGAGCGGGTCGCGTACCCCGAGCGCTCCCGGGTCGACGCCACCCTCGTGTCCGCCGTCGCGGCCGTGCCCGGTGTGGCCCGCGCGATCCCGGACGTCTCGTTTCCCGCGGCGCTCACGCCCGGTGAGGTCCTCGCCGGCCACGACTGGGCGTCCGCGGCACTCACCCCATACACCATAGTGGACGGTCGCGCGCCAAGCGCCACGGGAGAGGTCGTGCTGGAAACCGGCGGCGCCGTCGTGGGCCAGCGAATGAAAATCACCATTGCCGGTACGCCACACGACTTCGCCGTCGTCGGGCTGGCCCGGTCCGAGCGTGCTGTCGACGCGCCCGCGCTGTTCTTTTCCACCGTCGACGCCGCCCGCTTCGCGCCGCGACCGGGCACTGTGGACGCGATCGGAGTGCTCCTCGCGCCGGGTGCGGAGGCCGGCGACGTGGCCAAGCGGGTGGACGCGGCTCTGCCGCCGGAGCTGACCGTGCTGACCGGCGCCGACCGGGGCGCCGGCGAGTTCGCGGGGATCGGCGCCAGCCGGCTGCCGCTGATCCTCGTGGCGGCCATCTTCGGCGGCATGGTGGTCGTGGTGATGGCGCTCGTCGTCTCCGCCACGATCAGCCTCACCGTGCGGCAGCGCCGCCGCGAGCTGGCGCTCCTGCGGGCCGGTGGTGCCACGCCGCGGCAGGTGCACCGCATGGTGGTACGCGAGACGATGGCCGTCGCGGTCCTCGGCATCGCGTGCGGCGCGGGCCTCGGCGCCCTCCTCGCCGGCCGGATCTTCGCGGCCAGCGAGGCGCGGGGCGTGGTGCCCGAGGCGCTGGTGTTCAGCCTGGGGCCGATCCCGTTCGCCGGCGCCGTGGTCGTGGCGTTCGTGATGGCCCGGGTGACCGCCCACCTCGCCGCCCTGCCGGCCGCACGCACCCGGCCGATCCAGGCCCTCGCCGAGGCGGCCATCCCCGCGGCGACGGTGGCACCGATCCGGCGGGTCCTGGCGCTGGTGTTCGCGGGTGGCACTGTGGCACTGGCGGCGACCACGATGTTCCTCGGCCCGGAGATCGCGCTGGCCATCGGCGGCCCCGCCGTGCTCACCGGCTCGATCGCGGTCGCGCTGCTCGGCCCCGAGCTGATCGACCGCCTCGTCGCGCGGCTCCCGCTGCCCCGCGGGCTGGCCGCCATCAACCTCCGCGCGCGGGCGGCCCAGTTCACCGCCGTGCTCACCCCGCTGGTCGTGGGCGTGTCGATCGCGCTCGGCAACGTGTACGCGCAGACCACCTACGAGGCGGCCGCCACCGCCGCCTACACCGACCAGCTCCGCGCCGACACCGTGCTCACCTCCACGTCCGGCGGCATCGCACCGGGCCTCGTCGACAAGGTGCGCGGCACGCCGGGTGTCGAGGCGGCGACCCCGCTGGTGACCAGCCGAGGGTGGCTCGACGCGCCGTACGACGGCAAGGGCAGCGACCCCTCCACCATCCTCGGCGTCGGCCCCTCCGCGCTCGACGTGCCGGTGGTGGCCGGGAGCCTGGACGGGTTCGGCGGTGACGTGGTCGCGCTGCCCCAGAAGCGCGCCGAGGACCTCGGCGTCGCGGTCGGCGAGCGGGTGACGATGCGCTTCGGCGACGGCGCCCTCGTGCCGGTCACGGTGGTCGCGCTGCTGGACAGCCCGTCGCACTACGCCGGCATGGTGGTGCCGCCCGAGCTGCTCGCCCCGCACACCACGGCCGGCGCACCGAGCCAGCTGCTCGTCCAGGGTGATCCCGGTTCGCTTCCGGACTGGCCGGGCACCACAGTGGACGATGGCGGCGCGCTCGGTACGTCCTTCGAGGCCGGGCTCGACGTGCAAGGCTGGATCAGCTACCTTGTCGCGCTGCTCGCCATCGCGTACGCGGCCATCGCCGCCGTCAACACCATCGCGGTCGCGGTGCTGTCGAGGCGCGGCGAGCTGGCGGTGCAGCGGCTGGCCGGCGCGACCCACCGCCAGGTGCGCCGCATGCTCCTGGCCGAGGCCGCGCTGCTGGCGGCGCTCGCGGTGGGGCTGGGCACGGTGATCTCGGCGTTCACGGTGCTGCCCATGGCGGTCGCGCTGGGCACCTGGGTCCCGCGCGGGCCGATCTGGGTGTACCTGGCGGTGGCGGCGGCCACGTTCCTCATCGTCGGTCCGGTCACGGCCGTCACCGCACGCGCCGCCACCCGGCGCCGGGCGATCGAGGTGATCGGCACCGCGGCGGCATGA
- a CDS encoding ABC transporter ATP-binding protein, which yields MDAVTASAQPPVRLAAVRKTYGKGGGAVTALDGVTVDFPAGTFTAVMGPSGSGKSTLLHCAAGLDAPTSGEVALAGTPLTGLDETRLTVLRRDRVAFVFQSFNLMPALNVWQNVTLPDLLAGRRTDKRWATEVIERVGLRDRLRHRPAELSGGQQQRVAIARALAARPAVTFADEPTGALDTRTAAEVLGLMRHLADTGQTIVMVTHDPVAASYADNVLFLVDGRIVDELARPRAAAVAERLARVGTTVEGAL from the coding sequence GTGGACGCCGTGACCGCATCCGCGCAGCCGCCGGTGCGCCTGGCGGCGGTCCGCAAGACCTACGGCAAGGGAGGCGGCGCGGTCACCGCGCTCGACGGGGTCACCGTCGACTTCCCGGCCGGTACGTTCACCGCCGTCATGGGGCCATCGGGCTCGGGGAAGAGCACGTTGCTGCACTGCGCGGCCGGGCTCGACGCACCGACCTCGGGCGAGGTCGCCCTCGCCGGCACCCCGCTCACCGGCCTCGACGAGACGAGGCTGACCGTGCTGCGGCGCGACCGCGTCGCGTTCGTCTTCCAGTCCTTCAACCTGATGCCGGCGCTCAACGTGTGGCAGAACGTCACGCTCCCCGACCTGCTCGCCGGCCGCCGCACCGACAAGCGGTGGGCGACGGAGGTCATCGAGCGGGTGGGGCTGCGCGACCGGCTGCGGCACCGCCCGGCCGAGCTCTCCGGAGGCCAGCAGCAGCGGGTGGCCATCGCGCGGGCACTCGCGGCGCGGCCGGCGGTCACGTTCGCCGACGAGCCGACCGGCGCGCTCGACACGCGCACCGCCGCCGAGGTACTCGGCCTGATGCGGCACCTCGCCGACACCGGCCAGACCATCGTGATGGTCACGCACGACCCGGTCGCCGCCTCGTACGCGGACAACGTGCTCTTCCTCGTCGACGGCCGCATCGTCGACGAGCTCGCCCGGCCGCGGGCGGCAGCGGTGGCGGAGCGCCTCGCGCGTGTGGGGACCACTGTGGAGGGTGCACTGTGA